One part of the Bradyrhizobium sp. CB1650 genome encodes these proteins:
- a CDS encoding arylsulfatase, translating into MIERHLGNIFCRILAGCTLLASAALNAHAQQTSGTPGAPDATRTIDGRYLPNPPPVFGGEINTNAYQSKPYWPARVVPPKGAPNVLLIMTDDAGFGLPSTFGGVVPTPTLDRIANMGLRYTQFHSTALCSPTRAALITGRNHHSVGFGVISEMSTGFPGYDSVITASEGTIGRILKDNGYATSWFGKDHNVPAFQASQAGPFDHWPIGMGFDYFYGFVGGDTSQWQPNLFRQTTAIYPYVGNPSFNLITAMADDAIAHIKMLNETDPEKPFFVYYVPGATHAPHHPTPEWIKKISDLHLFDKGWNALRDEIFANQKRLGVIPQDAKLTPWPDELKKWDELTADDKKMFIRQVDVFAAYAAYNDYETGRVVQAIQDMGKLDNTLVIYISGDNGNSAEGSPNGTPNEVAQFNSVEVPVADQLKYFYDVWGSDKTYNHMAVGWTWAFDTPYKWTKQVASHFGGTRQGMAMAWPARIKDAGGIRNQFHHVIDIVPTILEATGIPAPAMIDGVAQKPIEGVSIAYTFDKANAGMPTRHQTQYFEMFGNRGIYHDGWYANTRPISPPWELGATPNQDVMNSYKWELYDLTKDWTQNDDIAASNPGKLREMQELFMMEATKYQVFPLDNSLAPRMVMPRPSVTAGRNVFTYSGELTGTPNGDAPGVLAASYTITAEVDIPQGGAEGMLVTQGGRFGGYGFYLLKGKPIYVWNLLDLKRVRWEGAEALTPGKHTLEFDFKYDGLGFATLAFNNMSGLGRSGTGVLKVDGKAVATEKMNRSIPVILQWDENFDVGADTGTPVDDKDYQVPFKFTGKLNKLTLKIDRPKLTADDVKKLETVGRNNRMSE; encoded by the coding sequence ATGATCGAAAGACATTTGGGAAACATTTTCTGTAGGATACTTGCCGGCTGCACGCTGCTCGCATCGGCGGCGCTGAATGCTCATGCACAGCAAACATCAGGCACGCCCGGCGCACCGGACGCGACCAGGACTATCGACGGAAGATATCTTCCGAACCCGCCGCCGGTGTTCGGCGGCGAGATCAATACGAACGCCTATCAATCGAAACCCTACTGGCCGGCACGGGTGGTGCCGCCCAAGGGCGCGCCCAACGTGCTGCTGATCATGACCGACGACGCCGGTTTTGGTCTGCCGAGCACCTTTGGCGGCGTGGTCCCGACGCCGACGCTCGACCGCATTGCGAACATGGGGCTGCGCTACACCCAGTTTCATTCCACCGCGTTGTGCTCGCCGACACGCGCGGCGCTCATCACCGGCCGCAATCATCATTCGGTGGGCTTTGGTGTGATCTCTGAGATGTCAACCGGTTTCCCCGGTTATGACAGCGTCATTACCGCCAGTGAGGGCACCATCGGACGCATTCTGAAGGACAACGGTTACGCAACCTCTTGGTTCGGCAAGGACCACAATGTCCCGGCCTTCCAGGCGAGCCAGGCCGGACCGTTTGACCATTGGCCGATCGGGATGGGCTTCGACTACTTCTACGGATTCGTCGGCGGCGACACCAGCCAATGGCAGCCGAACCTGTTCCGGCAAACCACAGCGATCTATCCGTACGTCGGCAATCCCAGCTTCAACCTGATCACCGCCATGGCGGACGATGCCATCGCGCATATCAAGATGCTGAACGAAACCGATCCGGAAAAGCCGTTCTTCGTCTACTACGTCCCCGGCGCCACCCATGCACCGCATCATCCGACGCCTGAGTGGATCAAGAAGATCAGCGATCTTCATCTGTTCGACAAGGGCTGGAATGCGCTGCGCGATGAGATCTTTGCCAACCAAAAGCGACTTGGCGTGATTCCGCAGGATGCCAAGCTCACGCCGTGGCCTGACGAACTGAAGAAGTGGGATGAACTCACTGCCGATGACAAGAAGATGTTCATCCGCCAGGTCGACGTGTTTGCTGCGTATGCAGCTTACAACGACTACGAGACCGGTCGGGTGGTTCAGGCGATCCAGGACATGGGTAAGCTCGACAACACGCTGGTCATCTACATCAGCGGCGACAACGGCAACAGCGCCGAAGGATCGCCGAACGGCACACCCAACGAGGTCGCCCAGTTCAACAGTGTCGAAGTGCCCGTCGCCGACCAGTTGAAATACTTCTACGACGTCTGGGGCTCCGACAAGACCTACAACCACATGGCGGTGGGTTGGACCTGGGCCTTCGACACGCCTTACAAGTGGACCAAGCAGGTGGCGTCGCACTTCGGCGGCACGCGCCAAGGCATGGCGATGGCTTGGCCGGCCCGCATCAAGGACGCGGGCGGCATTCGCAACCAGTTCCACCATGTCATCGACATCGTACCGACGATCCTAGAGGCGACCGGCATCCCGGCGCCGGCAATGATCGACGGCGTCGCGCAGAAGCCGATCGAAGGCGTGAGCATAGCCTACACGTTCGATAAGGCCAACGCCGGCATGCCGACAAGGCACCAAACCCAATACTTCGAGATGTTCGGCAATCGTGGCATCTATCACGACGGCTGGTACGCCAACACGCGCCCGATCAGCCCGCCATGGGAGCTCGGCGCCACGCCCAACCAGGACGTGATGAACAGCTACAAGTGGGAGCTCTATGACCTGACGAAGGATTGGACGCAGAACGACGACATCGCCGCATCCAATCCGGGAAAGCTCCGGGAGATGCAGGAGCTGTTCATGATGGAGGCGACGAAGTACCAGGTCTTCCCGCTCGACAACTCGCTTGCCCCGCGCATGGTCATGCCGCGGCCAAGCGTGACGGCTGGACGCAATGTGTTCACCTATTCCGGCGAACTGACGGGCACTCCCAACGGTGACGCGCCGGGCGTACTCGCGGCCTCCTATACTATCACTGCGGAGGTCGATATCCCGCAGGGTGGGGCGGAAGGCATGCTTGTCACGCAAGGCGGCCGGTTCGGCGGCTATGGCTTCTATCTGCTGAAAGGCAAGCCGATTTACGTCTGGAATCTGCTCGACCTAAAGCGCGTTCGCTGGGAGGGCGCGGAGGCGTTGACGCCAGGCAAGCACACGCTGGAGTTCGACTTCAAGTACGATGGTCTCGGCTTTGCAACACTTGCCTTCAACAACATGAGTGGCCTTGGCCGGTCGGGCACCGGCGTGCTCAAGGTCGATGGGAAAGCCGTGGCCACCGAGAAGATGAACCGTTCGATCCCGGTCATTCTGCAGTGGGATGAAAACTTCGACGTGGGCGCCGACACCGGCACCCCGGTGGACGACAAGGATTACCAGGTGCCGTTCAAGTTCACCGGCAAGCTCAACAAGCTGACGCTCAAGATCGACCGGCCGAAGTTGACGGCAGATGACGTCAAGAAGCTGGAGACGGTAGGGCGGAATAACCGAATGAGCGAATAG
- a CDS encoding LysR family transcriptional regulator has translation MDKLASLRAFIKVVESGSFAEAGRQLRLSRSAISKYIADLEESLGVQLLNRTTRHASPTENGQQYFERAVVILSEIEAADQAVTQLQSAPRGLLRVNAPMSFGTMRLGPVLADFMEKYPELQLQLVLSDDLLDPVQDGFDVTLRIAELESSSLIARKIVPVERLICASPDYLAHHGTPKHPQELRSHVSLTYGFLLTGNQWKLTGADGDHWIQPAWSLCVNNAEVLRDVAIRGRGVALLPEFIAADALKKGELNAVLEDYSAPPLALYAVYPPTRHLSLKVRLFIDFLVERFGRDDEVAPVHASTGSGARRRTK, from the coding sequence TTGGATAAGCTCGCTAGCCTGCGCGCCTTCATCAAAGTCGTTGAAAGCGGCAGCTTCGCCGAGGCCGGCCGGCAATTGCGCCTCTCGCGCTCCGCGATCAGCAAATACATCGCCGACCTCGAGGAAAGTCTCGGCGTGCAATTGCTGAACCGCACCACGCGGCATGCGAGCCCGACCGAAAACGGCCAGCAATATTTCGAGCGCGCGGTCGTGATCCTGTCCGAGATCGAGGCCGCCGATCAGGCGGTGACGCAGTTGCAGTCGGCGCCGCGGGGCCTGTTGCGCGTCAACGCGCCGATGTCCTTCGGCACGATGCGGCTCGGGCCGGTGCTCGCCGACTTCATGGAGAAATATCCGGAGCTTCAGCTCCAGCTCGTGCTCAGCGACGATCTGCTCGATCCCGTCCAGGACGGTTTTGACGTGACGCTGCGGATCGCGGAGCTGGAATCCTCCAGCCTGATCGCGCGCAAGATCGTGCCGGTTGAGCGATTGATCTGCGCCTCGCCGGATTATCTGGCGCATCACGGCACGCCGAAGCATCCGCAGGAGCTGCGCAGCCACGTGTCCCTGACCTACGGCTTCCTGCTCACCGGCAATCAATGGAAGCTGACGGGCGCGGACGGCGATCACTGGATCCAGCCGGCCTGGTCGCTCTGCGTGAATAATGCGGAAGTGCTGCGCGATGTCGCGATCCGGGGCAGGGGCGTTGCGCTGTTGCCGGAATTCATCGCCGCCGATGCGCTGAAGAAAGGCGAGCTCAACGCCGTGCTCGAAGACTATTCGGCGCCGCCGCTCGCGCTCTACGCGGTCTATCCGCCGACGCGGCATCTCTCGCTCAAGGTGAGGCTCTTCATCGATTTCCTGGTCGAGCGTTTCGGGCGCGATGACGAGGTGGCGCCAGTGCACGCCTCGACCGGATCCGGTGCAAGGCGGCGGACCAAGTGA
- a CDS encoding ring-cleaving dioxygenase — protein sequence MSGLHHVTAIAGDPIRNFGFYTRDLGLRFVKKTVNFDDPGTYHFYYGDETGRPGTILTFFPWQGVSAGRRGVGETHQTAFRVPQRSLGYWTQRFTEKGIRYEALEKRFGESVLPFTDPDGMALALVGVPGAENEPGWSNGEVPAEHAIRGFHGVTLLLDSAAKTAAVLADVFGFAETAREGSVIRFKTPGDAQGSVVDIYEAKGFLRGHQGGGSVHHIAFRAADDTEQGKMAQKLVSNHGLHPTEQRDRNYFRSIYFREPGGVLFEIATDIPGFAVDEPVASLGRDLKLPGFLESHRKQIEGVLPKLEETAS from the coding sequence ATGTCTGGACTGCACCACGTCACTGCGATTGCCGGCGACCCCATCCGGAATTTCGGCTTCTACACCCGCGATCTCGGGCTGCGCTTCGTCAAGAAGACGGTCAATTTCGACGATCCCGGCACCTATCACTTTTATTATGGCGACGAGACTGGCCGCCCCGGCACCATCCTGACCTTCTTCCCCTGGCAGGGCGTGTCCGCCGGCCGCCGCGGTGTCGGCGAGACCCATCAGACCGCCTTCCGCGTGCCGCAGCGCTCGCTCGGCTACTGGACGCAGCGCTTCACCGAGAAGGGCATCCGTTACGAGGCGCTGGAGAAGCGGTTCGGCGAATCCGTGCTGCCGTTCACCGATCCGGACGGCATGGCGCTGGCGCTCGTCGGCGTGCCCGGTGCCGAGAACGAGCCGGGCTGGAGCAACGGCGAGGTGCCGGCCGAGCATGCGATCCGCGGCTTCCATGGCGTGACGCTGCTTCTCGACAGCGCGGCGAAGACCGCCGCCGTCCTCGCCGACGTGTTTGGCTTTGCCGAGACGGCACGCGAGGGCTCCGTGATCCGCTTCAAGACGCCGGGCGATGCGCAAGGCAGCGTCGTCGACATCTACGAGGCCAAGGGTTTTCTGCGCGGACATCAGGGTGGCGGCTCGGTGCACCACATCGCCTTCCGCGCGGCCGATGATACCGAGCAAGGCAAGATGGCGCAAAAGCTCGTTTCCAATCATGGCCTGCACCCGACCGAGCAACGCGACCGCAACTACTTCCGCTCGATCTACTTCCGCGAACCCGGCGGCGTGCTGTTCGAGATCGCGACCGATATTCCCGGCTTCGCCGTCGATGAGCCCGTGGCGTCGCTGGGACGTGACCTGAAGCTGCCGGGCTTCCTCGAATCGCATCGCAAGCAGATCGAGGGCGTCCTGCCGAAGCTGGAAGAGACCGCGTCATGA
- a CDS encoding alpha/beta hydrolase codes for MTESSFVHRFEPASRAGTTPLLLLHGTGGDENDLLGLGRMISPGSALLSPRGRVLEHGMPRFFRRLAEGVFDEEDVRRRAFELGEFVTVARQRHGIAAPVAVGFSNGANIAAALLLLKSDALAGAILLRAMVPLSDPPKAELAGKPVLLLSGQGDPIVPASNSARLAALLSEAGASVTHKVLSAGHQLTQADVTLARDWIGNVVTEAA; via the coding sequence ATGACCGAGAGTTCATTCGTCCATCGCTTCGAGCCGGCGAGCAGAGCGGGCACCACGCCGCTCCTGCTTCTGCACGGCACCGGGGGCGACGAGAACGACCTGCTCGGGCTCGGCCGGATGATCTCGCCCGGCTCCGCCCTGCTCTCGCCGCGCGGCCGCGTGCTGGAGCACGGCATGCCGCGTTTCTTCCGCCGTCTCGCCGAAGGCGTGTTCGACGAGGAGGACGTGCGGCGGCGCGCATTCGAACTCGGCGAGTTCGTCACGGTGGCGCGGCAACGGCACGGCATCGCCGCGCCCGTTGCGGTCGGCTTCTCCAACGGCGCCAACATCGCCGCGGCGCTGTTGCTGCTGAAGTCGGACGCGCTCGCAGGCGCGATCCTGCTGCGCGCCATGGTGCCGCTGTCGGACCCGCCCAAGGCCGAGCTCGCGGGTAAGCCGGTCCTGCTCTTGTCCGGACAGGGCGATCCGATCGTGCCGGCCAGCAACTCGGCGCGACTCGCCGCGCTGCTGTCGGAGGCGGGCGCGAGCGTGACCCACAAGGTTCTGTCGGCGGGCCATCAACTCACACAGGCCGACGTCACCCTCGCCCGCGACTGGATCGGCAACGTCGTCACCGAAGCGGCGTGA
- a CDS encoding tetratricopeptide repeat protein, producing MTNSEVPNELPDRPTSENEQPDKATSDRNRATPDRNLKSRLRARLQLVGGALASIAAIGAIAGGLVGYWTVWKTLRTDVFPDRQQTQREATARPDIAPRLSLVVLPFANVSNDPEQDYFADAITTDLTTDLAQMPGAFVIGRGTAFTYKNKQIDFRTLGKDLGIRWAVQGAVRRNGDQVRVNVSLTDIASGRDVWSDRFDGDRTNVAALQDQITTRLARSLNIELIQAESRRSEADRSRNPDAMDFTMRGWAKHYEPPSKIQNAQAKDLFDSALRLDPDNVEAMVGKAQCLAAGVNNRWSASIIEDKKQAIDLIDRVLSKSPASARAHTIKGSILLFGQPEEALAEHGAALEINPNNPADYGGKGIALIVSGRAREAFSPVQLALRLSPRDPLAYLWRFWLCHAHLHLHEYQEAIEECRRSVNLNNSYWYAYVDLTSAYGATGQLEQAQQSLTELNKLRPDFTVQWYRDLGYSISSNPQFRREFDDIVDGLRKGGVREQ from the coding sequence GTGACGAACTCGGAAGTCCCCAACGAGCTACCGGACAGACCAACATCCGAGAACGAGCAACCGGACAAAGCGACATCCGACCGCAATCGCGCGACACCCGATCGCAATCTAAAGAGTCGCCTCCGGGCGCGATTGCAGTTGGTCGGCGGAGCGCTCGCCTCGATTGCCGCTATCGGCGCGATCGCGGGTGGCCTCGTCGGCTACTGGACTGTGTGGAAGACGCTCCGCACCGACGTGTTTCCGGACAGGCAACAGACGCAGAGGGAGGCAACGGCCCGGCCCGACATTGCTCCCCGTCTGTCACTCGTCGTCCTGCCGTTCGCAAACGTCAGCAACGATCCGGAGCAGGACTATTTCGCCGACGCCATTACGACCGACCTGACGACCGACCTGGCGCAAATGCCCGGCGCGTTCGTTATCGGACGCGGAACGGCCTTTACATACAAGAACAAGCAAATCGATTTCAGGACACTCGGCAAGGACCTTGGCATCCGCTGGGCAGTCCAGGGCGCGGTGCGGCGCAACGGGGATCAGGTCCGGGTCAACGTATCACTTACGGATATCGCGAGCGGTCGGGACGTCTGGTCCGATCGTTTCGACGGCGATCGCACCAATGTTGCCGCCTTGCAGGACCAGATCACAACGCGGCTCGCCCGCTCGCTGAACATTGAGCTGATCCAGGCCGAAAGCCGTCGTAGCGAAGCTGACCGATCACGCAATCCTGACGCAATGGACTTCACGATGCGCGGCTGGGCAAAGCACTACGAGCCGCCGTCGAAGATCCAAAATGCTCAGGCAAAGGACTTGTTCGACAGTGCGCTACGGCTCGATCCGGACAACGTTGAGGCCATGGTCGGGAAAGCGCAGTGTTTAGCTGCTGGTGTGAACAATCGATGGTCTGCGTCCATTATTGAAGACAAAAAGCAAGCGATCGACCTCATCGACAGAGTTCTGTCCAAAAGCCCGGCGAGCGCGAGGGCTCATACGATCAAGGGAAGCATTCTTCTATTCGGACAACCTGAGGAAGCATTGGCTGAACACGGCGCTGCGCTCGAAATCAATCCAAATAATCCGGCTGACTACGGTGGCAAGGGAATTGCACTTATCGTCTCCGGGCGCGCGCGCGAAGCCTTCTCGCCGGTTCAGTTGGCTCTCCGTCTCAGTCCCAGAGATCCTCTTGCTTATCTTTGGCGGTTCTGGCTCTGCCATGCGCACCTGCACCTGCACGAATATCAAGAAGCCATCGAGGAATGCAGGCGCTCGGTCAATCTGAACAACTCGTACTGGTACGCCTATGTAGATCTGACATCGGCTTATGGGGCCACGGGGCAATTGGAACAGGCACAGCAGAGCTTGACTGAATTGAACAAGCTCCGACCAGACTTTACGGTCCAGTGGTACCGTGATCTTGGTTACTCAATCTCAAGCAACCCCCAGTTTCGTCGGGAGTTCGATGACATTGTCGACGGGCTGAGGAAGGGGGGCGTCCGGGAACAATAA
- a CDS encoding magnesium transporter CorA family protein, translating into MLTLYRWPTDDWRSIGAEMPSEIIWVDLLNGNAEEKQFVERLLEIRIPSEETLSEIEASSRLIFDHGTLYLSSPAVRLNEDHEAEITPVGFIIGPRVLVTVHFWPLTVFDDVGKRIGSDDSLENGMCVFTSLLEAMVERGADVLEHLGAKTDMLSRRVFRGGLVQTKRPVRSSRRMREALENVGDLADHLAKARDVLLGVGRIATFADEVGSEWITASSKKRLEAVSKDVASLSDYETRLSDKIQLLLDAVLGFINIQQNDLFKILTIVSVVGVPPTIMVGIWGMNFKTMPELSWTFGYPLAWFAVIASGVLPLIWFKRYGWFD; encoded by the coding sequence TTGCTCACATTATACAGGTGGCCGACCGATGACTGGCGGAGCATCGGCGCTGAGATGCCGTCCGAGATCATCTGGGTTGATCTCCTGAATGGGAATGCGGAAGAAAAGCAATTTGTCGAACGGCTGCTCGAGATTCGCATTCCGTCGGAAGAGACGCTGAGCGAGATCGAGGCGTCAAGCCGCCTGATCTTCGATCACGGTACCCTCTATCTCAGCTCGCCTGCCGTGAGGCTCAACGAGGACCATGAGGCCGAGATCACGCCGGTGGGTTTCATCATCGGGCCGCGGGTGCTGGTCACCGTGCACTTCTGGCCGCTCACCGTCTTCGACGATGTCGGCAAGCGCATCGGTTCGGACGACAGCCTGGAGAACGGCATGTGCGTGTTCACCAGCCTGCTCGAGGCCATGGTCGAGCGCGGCGCCGATGTTCTCGAGCATCTCGGCGCGAAGACCGATATGCTGTCGAGGCGCGTCTTCAGGGGCGGGCTCGTTCAAACCAAGCGTCCCGTCCGCTCCAGCCGCAGGATGCGCGAAGCGCTGGAGAACGTCGGCGACTTGGCCGATCACCTGGCCAAGGCGCGCGACGTCTTGCTTGGCGTCGGCCGAATTGCAACGTTCGCCGACGAAGTCGGAAGCGAGTGGATCACGGCCTCGTCGAAGAAGCGCCTGGAGGCCGTGTCGAAGGATGTCGCATCGCTCAGCGACTACGAGACGCGGCTGTCCGACAAGATCCAGCTCCTGCTCGATGCCGTGCTCGGCTTCATCAACATCCAGCAGAACGATCTCTTCAAGATCCTCACGATCGTGTCCGTCGTCGGCGTGCCGCCCACGATCATGGTCGGCATCTGGGGCATGAATTTCAAGACGATGCCGGAGCTGAGCTGGACGTTCGGCTATCCGCTGGCGTGGTTCGCTGTCATTGCCAGTGGCGTATTGCCTTTGATCTGGTTCAAGCGGTACGGCTGGTTCGACTAG
- a CDS encoding amidase family protein, with protein sequence MKKPSRRDAGLAAVAASAEAPTNLNLDHAPMSDIAHALASSGRVNATTLTRAYLARIEAYDRDGPMLNSVRALNPDALSIAGKLDGTGPSVKRPLAGIPILLKDNIATGDKQPTTAGSLALEGARARDDATVVKLLRDAGAVILGKANLTEFANMLAIDMPSGYSSLGGQVKSPYAPTLMDDQGNPVVNPGGSSSGSAVAVAAGLCAASIGTETSGSLLHPASRNGIVTVKPTVGLISRAGIVPIAHSQDTAGPMTRTVRDAAMLLNVLAAKDPLDPVTERQRRPADYTADLARDAMKGARIGVPSDPADPLNDCYYGKLPPSGAKVMADVIKVLEDLGAIIVRASMPTAGWLSGPGTTMAVLNRNPLSGNKGNPVAQRIVFIYELKRDLNLYLKDWATNTDIKTIADIVAFNEANAGRALRFGQDLFLAANETKGDLSEREYKSARAMDLLTARTRGMDAYMNRHKVDAVLFPGATGAAIAARAGYPSVIVPGGFVSGVDGKDTPDYPLGVTFAGRAWSEHKLLRLAYAYEQASNMRKPPPGLPSL encoded by the coding sequence ATGAAGAAACCATCCCGCCGCGATGCTGGCCTCGCCGCGGTTGCCGCAAGCGCCGAGGCGCCGACCAATCTGAATCTCGATCATGCGCCGATGAGCGATATCGCTCATGCCTTGGCCAGCAGCGGGCGGGTCAACGCAACGACACTGACCAGAGCTTACCTCGCGCGCATTGAGGCCTACGATCGCGATGGGCCGATGCTCAACTCCGTGCGCGCGCTCAATCCCGATGCGCTGTCGATCGCGGGCAAGCTCGACGGCACCGGGCCGTCGGTCAAACGTCCGCTGGCTGGCATCCCGATCCTGCTGAAGGACAACATTGCGACCGGCGACAAACAGCCGACCACGGCGGGCTCGCTGGCGTTGGAAGGCGCGCGCGCCAGGGACGATGCCACCGTCGTCAAGCTGCTTCGGGACGCTGGCGCGGTGATCCTGGGCAAGGCGAACCTGACGGAATTCGCCAACATGCTCGCGATCGACATGCCCTCGGGCTACTCATCGCTGGGCGGTCAGGTGAAGAGCCCCTACGCGCCGACGCTTATGGACGATCAAGGCAATCCGGTCGTAAATCCGGGAGGCTCAAGCTCGGGTTCGGCGGTCGCCGTAGCGGCCGGTCTGTGCGCGGCCTCGATCGGCACCGAGACCTCGGGCTCGCTGCTGCACCCCGCCAGCCGGAATGGCATCGTCACCGTCAAGCCGACCGTCGGACTGATCAGCCGTGCCGGCATCGTGCCGATCGCGCACAGCCAGGATACCGCAGGGCCGATGACGCGTACGGTGCGCGACGCGGCGATGCTCCTGAACGTGCTGGCGGCCAAGGACCCGCTCGACCCGGTGACAGAGCGGCAGCGGCGGCCGGCCGATTACACCGCGGACCTCGCCCGGGATGCGATGAAGGGCGCCCGCATCGGCGTGCCGAGCGACCCCGCCGACCCGCTGAACGATTGCTACTACGGCAAGCTGCCACCCAGCGGGGCCAAGGTGATGGCCGACGTGATCAAGGTGCTGGAGGATCTCGGCGCCATCATCGTGCGCGCCAGTATGCCGACGGCCGGCTGGTTGAGCGGACCAGGCACGACCATGGCTGTGCTCAATCGCAATCCGCTGAGTGGCAACAAGGGCAATCCGGTCGCACAGCGGATTGTTTTCATCTACGAACTGAAGCGTGATCTCAACCTCTACCTGAAGGATTGGGCGACCAATACCGATATCAAGACCATCGCCGATATCGTGGCCTTCAACGAGGCGAACGCCGGCAGGGCGCTGCGCTTCGGCCAGGACCTGTTCCTCGCCGCTAACGAGACCAAAGGCGACTTGAGCGAGCGCGAGTACAAGTCGGCACGCGCCATGGATTTGCTCACCGCCAGGACGCGTGGCATGGACGCCTACATGAACCGGCACAAAGTTGATGCCGTCCTGTTCCCCGGCGCAACGGGTGCCGCGATCGCCGCCAGAGCGGGCTATCCCAGCGTCATCGTGCCTGGCGGCTTTGTCTCGGGGGTCGATGGCAAGGACACGCCCGACTATCCGCTGGGCGTCACCTTCGCGGGCCGTGCCTGGAGCGAGCACAAGCTTCTGCGCCTGGCCTACGCCTACGAGCAGGCCTCCAACATGCGCAAGCCGCCGCCCGGCTTGCCCTCCCTTTAG
- a CDS encoding ABC transporter substrate-binding protein, whose protein sequence is MFKKLIVVAFTAAFAAAPLPVMAQSKKDSVVMAMALEPPGLDPTTAAAAAIAEVTLYNIYETLTKINEDGSTSPLLAESWTASPDLKTYTFKLRKGVKFHNGEPFDSAAVKFSFERNAVATSTNKDKSLFQSFEKIDAPDADTVVIALKYAEPNLPFLLGQASASIVEPKSAPTDATQPIGTGPYQLGAWAKGSSITLTKWAGYRNTSAIKLSKVTIRFISDPAAQTAALLSGDVDAFPRVSAQRTLAQFKADPRFNVQVGGSRAKTIVGINERKKPLDDVRVRRAILAAIDRKAMIDGAVDGFGTPIGSFYVPGALGYVDTTGINPYDPEKAKKLLAEAGVTTPLELSLKLPPPSYARQGGEILAAQLAKVGIIAKIENVEWAQWLSQVFAGNGPHNFDLTIVSHVEPFDLVKITEPDYYLGYNNEAFNALYKQIVSTPDEAARAKLLGDAQRMLATDAVAGFLYQPQLITITNKKLKGVWKDVPQYENDFSTWYWE, encoded by the coding sequence ATGTTCAAGAAACTGATTGTCGTCGCATTCACCGCCGCATTCGCCGCGGCGCCGCTGCCGGTCATGGCGCAGAGCAAGAAGGACAGCGTCGTCATGGCGATGGCGCTGGAGCCGCCCGGGCTCGATCCGACCACCGCGGCCGCTGCCGCGATTGCCGAAGTCACGCTCTACAACATCTATGAGACGCTGACCAAGATCAACGAGGACGGCTCGACCTCGCCCTTGCTGGCCGAGAGCTGGACCGCATCGCCCGACCTCAAGACCTATACGTTCAAGCTGCGCAAGGGCGTCAAATTCCACAACGGCGAGCCGTTCGACTCCGCCGCGGTGAAGTTCTCGTTCGAGCGCAACGCGGTCGCGACCAGCACGAACAAGGACAAGAGCCTGTTCCAGAGTTTCGAGAAGATCGACGCGCCCGATGCCGACACGGTCGTGATCGCCCTGAAATATGCCGAGCCGAACCTGCCGTTCCTGCTCGGGCAGGCAAGCGCGTCGATCGTCGAGCCGAAGAGCGCACCGACCGATGCGACGCAGCCGATCGGGACCGGTCCTTATCAGCTCGGCGCCTGGGCCAAGGGCTCTTCGATCACCCTGACCAAATGGGCGGGCTATCGCAACACATCCGCGATCAAGCTCTCGAAGGTGACGATCCGCTTCATCTCCGATCCGGCGGCACAGACTGCGGCGCTGCTCTCGGGGGACGTCGACGCGTTTCCGCGCGTCTCGGCCCAGCGCACCCTCGCGCAGTTCAAGGCCGATCCGCGCTTCAACGTCCAGGTCGGCGGCTCCCGCGCCAAGACCATCGTCGGCATCAACGAGCGCAAGAAGCCGCTCGATGACGTGCGGGTGCGCCGGGCCATTCTCGCCGCGATCGATCGCAAGGCGATGATCGACGGCGCGGTCGACGGCTTCGGCACGCCGATCGGCAGCTTCTACGTGCCGGGCGCGCTCGGCTATGTCGACACCACCGGCATCAACCCCTACGATCCCGAGAAGGCGAAGAAGCTCCTGGCCGAGGCCGGCGTCACCACGCCGCTCGAGCTGTCGCTCAAGCTGCCGCCGCCGTCCTATGCGCGGCAGGGCGGCGAGATCCTCGCGGCCCAACTCGCCAAGGTCGGCATCATCGCCAAGATCGAGAACGTCGAATGGGCGCAGTGGCTGTCGCAGGTGTTTGCCGGCAACGGCCCGCACAATTTCGACCTCACCATCGTGAGCCATGTCGAGCCGTTCGACCTCGTCAAGATCACCGAGCCGGACTACTACCTCGGCTACAACAACGAGGCGTTCAACGCGCTCTACAAGCAGATCGTGTCGACGCCGGATGAAGCAGCCCGCGCCAAGCTGCTCGGCGATGCCCAGCGCATGCTGGCAACCGATGCGGTCGCCGGTTTCCTGTACCAGCCGCAGCTCATCACCATCACCAACAAGAAGCTGAAGGGCGTCTGGAAGGACGTTCCGCAGTACGAGAACGATTTCTCGACCTGGTATTGGGAGTAG